The following proteins are co-located in the Theropithecus gelada isolate Dixy chromosome 19, Tgel_1.0, whole genome shotgun sequence genome:
- the AMT gene encoding aminomethyltransferase, mitochondrial isoform X2, whose amino-acid sequence MQRVVSVVAHLGFRLQALPPALCRPLSCAQDVLRRTPLYDFHLAHGGKMVAFAGWSLPVQYRDSHTDSHLHTRQHCSLFDVSHMLQTKIFGSDRVKLMESLVVGDIAELRPNQGTLSLFTNEAGGILDDLIVTNTSEGHLYVVSNAGCWEKDLALMQDKVRELQNQGRDVGLEVLDNALLALQGPTAAQVLQASVADDLKKLPFMTSAVMEVFGVSGCRVTRCGYTGEDGVEISVPAAEAVHLATALLKNPEVKLAGLAARDSLRLEAGLCLYGNDIDEHTTPVEGSLSWTLGKRRRAAMDFPGAKVIVPQLKGKVQRRRVGLMCEGAPMRAHSPILNMEGTKIGTVTSGCPSPSLKKNVAMGYVPCEYSRPGTMLLVELPSGPCF is encoded by the exons ATGCAGAGGGTTGTAAGTGTGGTGGCCCATCTGGGCTTTCGCTTGCAGGCATTGCCCCCGGCCTTGTGTCGTCCACTCAGTTGCGCACAG GACGTGCTCCGCAGGACACCGCTCTATGACTTCCACCTGGCCCACGGCGGGAAAATGGTGGCGTTTGCGGGTTGGAGTCTGCCAGTGCAGTACCGGGACAGTCACACTGACTCGCACCTGCACACACGCCAGCACTGCTCGCTCTTTGACGTGTCTCATATGCTGCAG ACCAAGATATTTGGTAGTGACCGGGTGAAGCTGATGGAGAGTCTAGTGGTTGGAGACATTGCAGAGCTAAGACCAAACCAG GGGACATTGTCGCTGTTTACCAACGAGGCTGGAGGCATCTTAGATGACTTGATTGTAACCAATACTTCTGAGGGGCACCTGTATGTGGTGTCCAACGCTGGCTGCTGGGAGAAAGATTTGGCCCTCATGCAG GACAAGGTCAGGGAGCTTCAGAACCAGGGCAGAGATGTGGGCCTGGAGGTGTTGGATAATGCCCTGCTAGCTCTGCAAG GCCCCACTGCAGCCCAAGTACTACAGGCCAGCGTGGCAGATGACCTGAAGAAACTGCCCTTCATGACTAGTGCTGTGATGGAGGTGTTTGGCGTGTCTGGCTGCCGCGTGACCCGCTGTGGCTACACAGGAGAAGACGGTGTGGAG ATCTCGGTGCCGGCAGCGGAGGCAGTTCACCTGGCAACAGCTCTTCTGAAAAACCCAGAGGTGAAGCTGGCAGGGCTGGCAGCCAGGGATAGTCTGCGCCTGGAGGCAGGCCTCTGCCTGTACGGGAATGACATTGATGAACACACTACACCTGTGGAGGGCAGCCTCAGCTGGACACTGG GGAAGCGCCGCCGAGCTGCTATGGATTTCCCTGGAGCCAAGGTCATTGTTCCCCAGCTGAAGGGCAAGGTGCAGCGGAGGCGTGTGGGGTTGATGTGTGAGGGGGCCCCGATGCGGGCACACAGTCCCATCCTGAACATGGAGGGTACCAAGATTG GTACTGTGACTAGTGGCTGCCCCTCGCCCTCTCTGAAGAAGAATGTGGCAATGGGTTATGTGCCCTGCGAGTACAGTCGTCCAGGGACAATGCTGCTGGTAGAG CTTCCTTCAGGACCCTGCTTCTGA
- the NICN1 gene encoding nicolin-1 isoform X2, whose amino-acid sequence MSRILVPCHVKGTVALQVGDVRTSQGRPGVLVIDVTFPSVAPFELQEITFKNYYTAFLSIRVRQHTSAHTPAKWVTCLRDYCLMPDPHSEEGAQEYVSLFKHQSPSMTFPKWLSHPVPCEQPALLCEGLPDPSRVSSEVQQMWALTEMIRASHTSTRIGRFDVDGCYDLNLLSYT is encoded by the exons ATGTCCCGCATTTTGGTGCCTTGCCATGTGAAAGGCACCGTAGCCCTCCAGGTGGGCGACGTGCGGACCTCCCAAGGCCGGCCTGGCGTGCTGGTCATCGATGTCACCTTCCCCAGCGTCGCTCCCTTCGAG TTGCAGGAGATCACATTTAAGAATTACTACACAGCTTTTTTGAGCATCCGTGTCCGTCAGCACACCTCTGCACACACACCTGCCAAGTGGGTGACCTGCCTGCGGGACTACTGTCTAATGCCCGACCCACACAGTGAGGAGGGAGCCCAGGAGTATGTATCGCTGTTCAAGCATCAG AGCCCCTCCATGACCTTCCCCAAGTGGCTCTCCCACCCAGTGCCCTGTGAGCAACCTGCACTCCTCTGTGAG GGTCTCCCAGACCCCAGCAGGGTATCCTCCGAGGTGCAGCAGATGTGGGCACTGACAGAGATGATCCGGGCCAGTCACACCTCCACGAGGATCGGCCGTTTTGAT GTGGATGGCTGTTATGACCTGAACTTGCTCTCCTACACTTGA
- the AMT gene encoding aminomethyltransferase, mitochondrial isoform X1, with the protein MQRVVSVVAHLGFRLQALPPALCRPLSCAQDVLRRTPLYDFHLAHGGKMVAFAGWSLPVQYRDSHTDSHLHTRQHCSLFDVSHMLQTKIFGSDRVKLMESLVVGDIAELRPNQGTLSLFTNEAGGILDDLIVTNTSEGHLYVVSNAGCWEKDLALMQDKVRELQNQGRDVGLEVLDNALLALQGPTAAQVLQASVADDLKKLPFMTSAVMEVFGVSGCRVTRCGYTGEDGVEISVPAAEAVHLATALLKNPEVKLAGLAARDSLRLEAGLCLYGNDIDEHTTPVEGSLSWTLGKRRRAAMDFPGAKVIVPQLKGKVQRRRVGLMCEGAPMRAHSPILNMEGTKIGTVTSGCPSPSLKKNVAMGYVPCEYSRPGTMLLVEVRRKQQMAVVSKMPFVPTNYYTLK; encoded by the exons ATGCAGAGGGTTGTAAGTGTGGTGGCCCATCTGGGCTTTCGCTTGCAGGCATTGCCCCCGGCCTTGTGTCGTCCACTCAGTTGCGCACAG GACGTGCTCCGCAGGACACCGCTCTATGACTTCCACCTGGCCCACGGCGGGAAAATGGTGGCGTTTGCGGGTTGGAGTCTGCCAGTGCAGTACCGGGACAGTCACACTGACTCGCACCTGCACACACGCCAGCACTGCTCGCTCTTTGACGTGTCTCATATGCTGCAG ACCAAGATATTTGGTAGTGACCGGGTGAAGCTGATGGAGAGTCTAGTGGTTGGAGACATTGCAGAGCTAAGACCAAACCAG GGGACATTGTCGCTGTTTACCAACGAGGCTGGAGGCATCTTAGATGACTTGATTGTAACCAATACTTCTGAGGGGCACCTGTATGTGGTGTCCAACGCTGGCTGCTGGGAGAAAGATTTGGCCCTCATGCAG GACAAGGTCAGGGAGCTTCAGAACCAGGGCAGAGATGTGGGCCTGGAGGTGTTGGATAATGCCCTGCTAGCTCTGCAAG GCCCCACTGCAGCCCAAGTACTACAGGCCAGCGTGGCAGATGACCTGAAGAAACTGCCCTTCATGACTAGTGCTGTGATGGAGGTGTTTGGCGTGTCTGGCTGCCGCGTGACCCGCTGTGGCTACACAGGAGAAGACGGTGTGGAG ATCTCGGTGCCGGCAGCGGAGGCAGTTCACCTGGCAACAGCTCTTCTGAAAAACCCAGAGGTGAAGCTGGCAGGGCTGGCAGCCAGGGATAGTCTGCGCCTGGAGGCAGGCCTCTGCCTGTACGGGAATGACATTGATGAACACACTACACCTGTGGAGGGCAGCCTCAGCTGGACACTGG GGAAGCGCCGCCGAGCTGCTATGGATTTCCCTGGAGCCAAGGTCATTGTTCCCCAGCTGAAGGGCAAGGTGCAGCGGAGGCGTGTGGGGTTGATGTGTGAGGGGGCCCCGATGCGGGCACACAGTCCCATCCTGAACATGGAGGGTACCAAGATTG GTACTGTGACTAGTGGCTGCCCCTCGCCCTCTCTGAAGAAGAATGTGGCAATGGGTTATGTGCCCTGCGAGTACAGTCGTCCAGGGACAATGCTGCTGGTAGAGGTGCGGCGGAAGCAGCAGATGGCTGTGGTCAGCAAGATGCCCTTTGTGCCCACAAACTACTACACCCTCAAGTGA
- the AMT gene encoding aminomethyltransferase, mitochondrial isoform X5 has protein sequence MQRVVSVVAHLGFRLQALPPALCRPLSCAQTKIFGSDRVKLMESLVVGDIAELRPNQGTLSLFTNEAGGILDDLIVTNTSEGHLYVVSNAGCWEKDLALMQDKVRELQNQGRDVGLEVLDNALLALQGPTAAQVLQASVADDLKKLPFMTSAVMEVFGVSGCRVTRCGYTGEDGVEISVPAAEAVHLATALLKNPEVKLAGLAARDSLRLEAGLCLYGNDIDEHTTPVEGSLSWTLGKRRRAAMDFPGAKVIVPQLKGKVQRRRVGLMCEGAPMRAHSPILNMEGTKIGTVTSGCPSPSLKKNVAMGYVPCEYSRPGTMLLVEVRRKQQMAVVSKMPFVPTNYYTLK, from the exons ATGCAGAGGGTTGTAAGTGTGGTGGCCCATCTGGGCTTTCGCTTGCAGGCATTGCCCCCGGCCTTGTGTCGTCCACTCAGTTGCGCACAG ACCAAGATATTTGGTAGTGACCGGGTGAAGCTGATGGAGAGTCTAGTGGTTGGAGACATTGCAGAGCTAAGACCAAACCAG GGGACATTGTCGCTGTTTACCAACGAGGCTGGAGGCATCTTAGATGACTTGATTGTAACCAATACTTCTGAGGGGCACCTGTATGTGGTGTCCAACGCTGGCTGCTGGGAGAAAGATTTGGCCCTCATGCAG GACAAGGTCAGGGAGCTTCAGAACCAGGGCAGAGATGTGGGCCTGGAGGTGTTGGATAATGCCCTGCTAGCTCTGCAAG GCCCCACTGCAGCCCAAGTACTACAGGCCAGCGTGGCAGATGACCTGAAGAAACTGCCCTTCATGACTAGTGCTGTGATGGAGGTGTTTGGCGTGTCTGGCTGCCGCGTGACCCGCTGTGGCTACACAGGAGAAGACGGTGTGGAG ATCTCGGTGCCGGCAGCGGAGGCAGTTCACCTGGCAACAGCTCTTCTGAAAAACCCAGAGGTGAAGCTGGCAGGGCTGGCAGCCAGGGATAGTCTGCGCCTGGAGGCAGGCCTCTGCCTGTACGGGAATGACATTGATGAACACACTACACCTGTGGAGGGCAGCCTCAGCTGGACACTGG GGAAGCGCCGCCGAGCTGCTATGGATTTCCCTGGAGCCAAGGTCATTGTTCCCCAGCTGAAGGGCAAGGTGCAGCGGAGGCGTGTGGGGTTGATGTGTGAGGGGGCCCCGATGCGGGCACACAGTCCCATCCTGAACATGGAGGGTACCAAGATTG GTACTGTGACTAGTGGCTGCCCCTCGCCCTCTCTGAAGAAGAATGTGGCAATGGGTTATGTGCCCTGCGAGTACAGTCGTCCAGGGACAATGCTGCTGGTAGAGGTGCGGCGGAAGCAGCAGATGGCTGTGGTCAGCAAGATGCCCTTTGTGCCCACAAACTACTACACCCTCAAGTGA
- the AMT gene encoding aminomethyltransferase, mitochondrial isoform X3, with product MQRVVSVVAHLGFRLQALPPALCRPLSCAQDVLRRTPLYDFHLAHGGKMVAFAGWSLPVQYRDSHTDSHLHTRQHCSLFDVSHMLQTKIFGSDRVKLMESLVVGDIAELRPNQDKVRELQNQGRDVGLEVLDNALLALQGPTAAQVLQASVADDLKKLPFMTSAVMEVFGVSGCRVTRCGYTGEDGVEISVPAAEAVHLATALLKNPEVKLAGLAARDSLRLEAGLCLYGNDIDEHTTPVEGSLSWTLGKRRRAAMDFPGAKVIVPQLKGKVQRRRVGLMCEGAPMRAHSPILNMEGTKIGTVTSGCPSPSLKKNVAMGYVPCEYSRPGTMLLVEVRRKQQMAVVSKMPFVPTNYYTLK from the exons ATGCAGAGGGTTGTAAGTGTGGTGGCCCATCTGGGCTTTCGCTTGCAGGCATTGCCCCCGGCCTTGTGTCGTCCACTCAGTTGCGCACAG GACGTGCTCCGCAGGACACCGCTCTATGACTTCCACCTGGCCCACGGCGGGAAAATGGTGGCGTTTGCGGGTTGGAGTCTGCCAGTGCAGTACCGGGACAGTCACACTGACTCGCACCTGCACACACGCCAGCACTGCTCGCTCTTTGACGTGTCTCATATGCTGCAG ACCAAGATATTTGGTAGTGACCGGGTGAAGCTGATGGAGAGTCTAGTGGTTGGAGACATTGCAGAGCTAAGACCAAACCAG GACAAGGTCAGGGAGCTTCAGAACCAGGGCAGAGATGTGGGCCTGGAGGTGTTGGATAATGCCCTGCTAGCTCTGCAAG GCCCCACTGCAGCCCAAGTACTACAGGCCAGCGTGGCAGATGACCTGAAGAAACTGCCCTTCATGACTAGTGCTGTGATGGAGGTGTTTGGCGTGTCTGGCTGCCGCGTGACCCGCTGTGGCTACACAGGAGAAGACGGTGTGGAG ATCTCGGTGCCGGCAGCGGAGGCAGTTCACCTGGCAACAGCTCTTCTGAAAAACCCAGAGGTGAAGCTGGCAGGGCTGGCAGCCAGGGATAGTCTGCGCCTGGAGGCAGGCCTCTGCCTGTACGGGAATGACATTGATGAACACACTACACCTGTGGAGGGCAGCCTCAGCTGGACACTGG GGAAGCGCCGCCGAGCTGCTATGGATTTCCCTGGAGCCAAGGTCATTGTTCCCCAGCTGAAGGGCAAGGTGCAGCGGAGGCGTGTGGGGTTGATGTGTGAGGGGGCCCCGATGCGGGCACACAGTCCCATCCTGAACATGGAGGGTACCAAGATTG GTACTGTGACTAGTGGCTGCCCCTCGCCCTCTCTGAAGAAGAATGTGGCAATGGGTTATGTGCCCTGCGAGTACAGTCGTCCAGGGACAATGCTGCTGGTAGAGGTGCGGCGGAAGCAGCAGATGGCTGTGGTCAGCAAGATGCCCTTTGTGCCCACAAACTACTACACCCTCAAGTGA
- the AMT gene encoding aminomethyltransferase, mitochondrial isoform X4 has protein sequence MVAFAGWSLPVQYRDSHTDSHLHTRQHCSLFDVSHMLQTKIFGSDRVKLMESLVVGDIAELRPNQGTLSLFTNEAGGILDDLIVTNTSEGHLYVVSNAGCWEKDLALMQDKVRELQNQGRDVGLEVLDNALLALQGPTAAQVLQASVADDLKKLPFMTSAVMEVFGVSGCRVTRCGYTGEDGVEISVPAAEAVHLATALLKNPEVKLAGLAARDSLRLEAGLCLYGNDIDEHTTPVEGSLSWTLGKRRRAAMDFPGAKVIVPQLKGKVQRRRVGLMCEGAPMRAHSPILNMEGTKIGTVTSGCPSPSLKKNVAMGYVPCEYSRPGTMLLVEVRRKQQMAVVSKMPFVPTNYYTLK, from the exons ATGGTGGCGTTTGCGGGTTGGAGTCTGCCAGTGCAGTACCGGGACAGTCACACTGACTCGCACCTGCACACACGCCAGCACTGCTCGCTCTTTGACGTGTCTCATATGCTGCAG ACCAAGATATTTGGTAGTGACCGGGTGAAGCTGATGGAGAGTCTAGTGGTTGGAGACATTGCAGAGCTAAGACCAAACCAG GGGACATTGTCGCTGTTTACCAACGAGGCTGGAGGCATCTTAGATGACTTGATTGTAACCAATACTTCTGAGGGGCACCTGTATGTGGTGTCCAACGCTGGCTGCTGGGAGAAAGATTTGGCCCTCATGCAG GACAAGGTCAGGGAGCTTCAGAACCAGGGCAGAGATGTGGGCCTGGAGGTGTTGGATAATGCCCTGCTAGCTCTGCAAG GCCCCACTGCAGCCCAAGTACTACAGGCCAGCGTGGCAGATGACCTGAAGAAACTGCCCTTCATGACTAGTGCTGTGATGGAGGTGTTTGGCGTGTCTGGCTGCCGCGTGACCCGCTGTGGCTACACAGGAGAAGACGGTGTGGAG ATCTCGGTGCCGGCAGCGGAGGCAGTTCACCTGGCAACAGCTCTTCTGAAAAACCCAGAGGTGAAGCTGGCAGGGCTGGCAGCCAGGGATAGTCTGCGCCTGGAGGCAGGCCTCTGCCTGTACGGGAATGACATTGATGAACACACTACACCTGTGGAGGGCAGCCTCAGCTGGACACTGG GGAAGCGCCGCCGAGCTGCTATGGATTTCCCTGGAGCCAAGGTCATTGTTCCCCAGCTGAAGGGCAAGGTGCAGCGGAGGCGTGTGGGGTTGATGTGTGAGGGGGCCCCGATGCGGGCACACAGTCCCATCCTGAACATGGAGGGTACCAAGATTG GTACTGTGACTAGTGGCTGCCCCTCGCCCTCTCTGAAGAAGAATGTGGCAATGGGTTATGTGCCCTGCGAGTACAGTCGTCCAGGGACAATGCTGCTGGTAGAGGTGCGGCGGAAGCAGCAGATGGCTGTGGTCAGCAAGATGCCCTTTGTGCCCACAAACTACTACACCCTCAAGTGA
- the AMT gene encoding aminomethyltransferase, mitochondrial isoform X6, translated as MESLVVGDIAELRPNQGTLSLFTNEAGGILDDLIVTNTSEGHLYVVSNAGCWEKDLALMQDKVRELQNQGRDVGLEVLDNALLALQGPTAAQVLQASVADDLKKLPFMTSAVMEVFGVSGCRVTRCGYTGEDGVEISVPAAEAVHLATALLKNPEVKLAGLAARDSLRLEAGLCLYGNDIDEHTTPVEGSLSWTLGKRRRAAMDFPGAKVIVPQLKGKVQRRRVGLMCEGAPMRAHSPILNMEGTKIGTVTSGCPSPSLKKNVAMGYVPCEYSRPGTMLLVEVRRKQQMAVVSKMPFVPTNYYTLK; from the exons ATGGAGAGTCTAGTGGTTGGAGACATTGCAGAGCTAAGACCAAACCAG GGGACATTGTCGCTGTTTACCAACGAGGCTGGAGGCATCTTAGATGACTTGATTGTAACCAATACTTCTGAGGGGCACCTGTATGTGGTGTCCAACGCTGGCTGCTGGGAGAAAGATTTGGCCCTCATGCAG GACAAGGTCAGGGAGCTTCAGAACCAGGGCAGAGATGTGGGCCTGGAGGTGTTGGATAATGCCCTGCTAGCTCTGCAAG GCCCCACTGCAGCCCAAGTACTACAGGCCAGCGTGGCAGATGACCTGAAGAAACTGCCCTTCATGACTAGTGCTGTGATGGAGGTGTTTGGCGTGTCTGGCTGCCGCGTGACCCGCTGTGGCTACACAGGAGAAGACGGTGTGGAG ATCTCGGTGCCGGCAGCGGAGGCAGTTCACCTGGCAACAGCTCTTCTGAAAAACCCAGAGGTGAAGCTGGCAGGGCTGGCAGCCAGGGATAGTCTGCGCCTGGAGGCAGGCCTCTGCCTGTACGGGAATGACATTGATGAACACACTACACCTGTGGAGGGCAGCCTCAGCTGGACACTGG GGAAGCGCCGCCGAGCTGCTATGGATTTCCCTGGAGCCAAGGTCATTGTTCCCCAGCTGAAGGGCAAGGTGCAGCGGAGGCGTGTGGGGTTGATGTGTGAGGGGGCCCCGATGCGGGCACACAGTCCCATCCTGAACATGGAGGGTACCAAGATTG GTACTGTGACTAGTGGCTGCCCCTCGCCCTCTCTGAAGAAGAATGTGGCAATGGGTTATGTGCCCTGCGAGTACAGTCGTCCAGGGACAATGCTGCTGGTAGAGGTGCGGCGGAAGCAGCAGATGGCTGTGGTCAGCAAGATGCCCTTTGTGCCCACAAACTACTACACCCTCAAGTGA
- the NICN1 gene encoding nicolin-1 isoform X1, translated as MSRILVPCHVKGTVALQVGDVRTSQGRPGVLVIDVTFPSVAPFELQEITFKNYYTAFLSIRVRQHTSAHTPAKWVTCLRDYCLMPDPHSEEGAQEYVSLFKHQMLCDMARVLELRLILRQPSPLWLSFTVEELQIYQQGPKSPSMTFPKWLSHPVPCEQPALLCEGLPDPSRVSSEVQQMWALTEMIRASHTSTRIGRFDVDGCYDLNLLSYT; from the exons ATGTCCCGCATTTTGGTGCCTTGCCATGTGAAAGGCACCGTAGCCCTCCAGGTGGGCGACGTGCGGACCTCCCAAGGCCGGCCTGGCGTGCTGGTCATCGATGTCACCTTCCCCAGCGTCGCTCCCTTCGAG TTGCAGGAGATCACATTTAAGAATTACTACACAGCTTTTTTGAGCATCCGTGTCCGTCAGCACACCTCTGCACACACACCTGCCAAGTGGGTGACCTGCCTGCGGGACTACTGTCTAATGCCCGACCCACACAGTGAGGAGGGAGCCCAGGAGTATGTATCGCTGTTCAAGCATCAG atgCTGTGTGACATGGCCAGAGTATTGGAGCTACGCCTGATTCTGCGGCAGCCATCACCACTGTGGCTGTCTTTCACAGTGGAGGAGCTGCAGATCTATCAGCAGGGACCAAAG AGCCCCTCCATGACCTTCCCCAAGTGGCTCTCCCACCCAGTGCCCTGTGAGCAACCTGCACTCCTCTGTGAG GGTCTCCCAGACCCCAGCAGGGTATCCTCCGAGGTGCAGCAGATGTGGGCACTGACAGAGATGATCCGGGCCAGTCACACCTCCACGAGGATCGGCCGTTTTGAT GTGGATGGCTGTTATGACCTGAACTTGCTCTCCTACACTTGA